The genomic interval TTGTGGTTCGGAATTTTGATCCGGATCATCGGATTGCTTGGGATCGTTTTGGGGAGTCCCTTCGTCGCGGCGTCGATCTTCTTCGAGTTGTTTTTCGACTTCCTCCGCGTCCACAGGCTCGGTAATGACCACCACCCGCTTCTCAGAATTCTTGCGACCAGGGCGGAGTGTGTTGTTGTCGCGGGCTTCGATCCACCAAGTGATTCGATCTCCGGGTTTGACCGACCATCCGGGACCTTCGCCGATTCTCCACTCGTAACCGGCGGTGACGGCTTTTTCGAACCCTTCGAACACCACCCGATGCACACGCGGCTGTTCGTCGTTCTTCTGTTTCCAAAGCGTGGCCAAGTGGACGGCGAAGTCGTCGCGAGCGGTAAACCGCAGGGGCAAAATGGCATTAGCGGGGCGTTCGAGGACCGGATCTCGCGGTCGGATGACACGAATCTCCGGCCGCTCATCGGGGCGAACGGCGATGTCATACCGCGTCGGTGACGGATCGCGTTCGTCCCGGTCGTTGCGAACGTCGATGTGGTAATGCGTCGGAAACACGCCATCGTCGGCAATCGACAGCATCCAACGGCCTTGGAATTCCCGACGATCTTTGCCAACCGCTCGCAACGGAACATTTTCCGCACCGAAATCAGTACCGTTATCGTCGGAAAACGTCACGACCGCAGATTGCAACGGCATGTTCGCCGTGACGCGAATGGTCACGGTCGTGCCTTCGTAATCGTCGATATTCCCTGTGGATTGCGTTTCTGCGGGATGTTTCATGTACTCGGGGTGACTTCGGCGAATTTCTGTCACTTGAGCACTCGGCGGTTGATGCACCGCAACCGTGTACTCCGGCGAACGGGCATCACCCGCAACGATGCGGTACGTCAGCGACTGCTGAATCCCCGCACCGTTCACACCGAGGATATCACCTACAAACCGCCCCGGCATGGTTTCGTCAGTACGCAGCGGAATCACTTCATCGACGAAAGCCCGATCGGACGTCGTATAAACCAATTCGACCGCGTCGGGAGTCTCGCCCGAAATCTCAACCTCAATCGGCAACCGGGTCCCGGGAACGACTTCGGCATCTCCTGGCAGAACCGATTTGATGACCGTTTCGGTCGGAGCGGCGATGTCGGAGGTCGGAAGAATCGCCCGCCACACAGAACTGGAAACCGGTTTCGGCGTGAACAGAGAATACAGCAGAAACACCACAATCAGCACACAAAACGCGTAAACGCTGATCATCAATGGTCGGCGGTCGATGGCGGTTTCCACATCGGTACGGGCCATGGATTCGGCGGCACGACGTTGGAGAGACATCTGAATGTCCGACGGCAGTTCGCGACCGTCATCTTGCAAATCGACCAAGTTCAGCAGCGTGCTCTTGAGTTCCGGCTGCGTGCGTTCGATCTGCTTCGCGGCGAACAACCGATTCACCCGATACAGGTACGGAACCGCCACTTTCCATCCGAGCCAGCCCAAGCTGACGATCCCAAAGACAACCGCCATCGCAATTCGAGCGGTCGGACCGATCCCGTCCTGAACGACCCAGTGATCGAGAATCACGAACAACAACAGCCAAACCATCACGCCAACCGCGAACATCATCACGGCGGTGAGGATATCGGTCGTTCGGATTCCGTCACGGGCTTTCTGCAGTTGCAGGTCGACATACTCGTCAAAATCGACGTACTTCTGCGATTTCGGGGGCTCGATTACGCTGGCCATGGGGCTTCCTGACGCATTTCAGACCGGCTGTGAGTTCGGCAACGACGCGACGTCACCGCACTCCATTATACAGCACATGACGCAAGGAGGCACCCAGAGGTTCCGGATTCTCGAAGACAGACGACGTCTGACCTACCGATCGACGAGCAATTCGTAGTTGTCGAGTACGTCGGAGAGTTTGAGGATCTTTCCGTCACGGTCGACACAAGCGAGGACGGTTTTGCCAGTGGTCAGGAGGGTATCGCCCCGATAGAACTTGTATTCGTGTTCCATGCGGGCGAGTGTGAGACTGGTGAGCTTGGTGTTCAGACGCAACACGTCATCGTAGCGTGCCGGAACTCGGTATCGGCATTGGA from Thalassoroseus pseudoceratinae carries:
- a CDS encoding acyl-CoA thioesterase, which encodes MADPGLREIDLEIRIRYSETDPMGFLHHSRYFVFFEMGRTELFRAQGGNYREMEERGQYLVIADVQCRYRVPARYDDVLRLNTKLTSLTLARMEHEYKFYRGDTLLTTGKTVLACVDRDGKILKLSDVLDNYELLVDR